In a genomic window of Alcanivorax sp.:
- a CDS encoding response regulator, with amino-acid sequence MATTQALVIDDSRAMRLILGDLLQQLGYETTEAGDGQQAITLLEGDDTIPTLALVDWNMPVMNGLEFIRAVRQKHCYSDMKLLVVTSEAEVGQMVEALTAGADEYLMKPFSSEALACKLEMMGLKRAERA; translated from the coding sequence ATGGCTACCACACAAGCACTGGTCATCGATGACTCCCGGGCCATGCGCCTGATACTGGGCGACCTGCTCCAGCAATTGGGTTATGAAACCACAGAAGCCGGTGATGGCCAGCAGGCCATCACCCTCCTGGAGGGGGATGACACCATCCCCACTCTGGCCCTGGTGGACTGGAACATGCCGGTCATGAACGGCCTGGAATTTATCCGCGCGGTTCGGCAAAAGCATTGCTATAGCGACATGAAATTACTGGTGGTCACCAGTGAAGCGGAAGTGGGCCAGATGGTGGAAGCCCTGACCGCCGGTGCCGATGAATACCTGATGAAGCCGTTTTCCTCGGAAGCACTTGCCTGCAAGCTGGAAATGATGGGTCTGAAGCGAGCAGAGAGAGCATGA
- a CDS encoding chemotaxis response regulator protein-glutamate methylesterase — protein MSNIRVFLVDDTAAVRHILTQILEEDPDIVVVGTASDGRQGLDRLQRVEADLLILDVEMPGMGGLEMLKELKVSRPELPVLVFSSITERGAMVTIEALSLGASDYVPKPAMVGTAAEARDYIKNSLLGKIKTLLRRDSKPSATPAARPRPVASQLQHQRIPSRVDLVVIGASMGGPRALGQLIPALPGDFPVPILVVQHMPAVFTRALATRLDQNASLSVAECDSSQRAEPGQVWLAAGDYHMTVDKVGDNTLVAPQRSEPVNFCRPAVDILFASAAKAYGPNVLAVVLTGMGQDGLEGCRQLARAGAQILVQDQPTSAVWGMPGVVSRAGLACAELPLQDMAAEIMRRVNRGRPTFRARQRAAMNPEVHG, from the coding sequence ATGAGCAACATTCGTGTCTTTCTGGTGGATGATACCGCCGCCGTGCGGCATATCCTCACCCAGATTCTGGAGGAAGATCCGGACATCGTGGTGGTGGGCACCGCCTCGGATGGACGCCAGGGCCTGGATCGCCTGCAGCGCGTGGAAGCAGATCTGCTGATACTGGATGTAGAAATGCCCGGCATGGGCGGGCTGGAAATGCTCAAGGAACTGAAAGTAAGCCGCCCGGAACTTCCGGTGCTGGTTTTCAGCTCCATTACCGAGCGCGGCGCCATGGTAACCATCGAGGCCCTGTCCCTTGGCGCCAGCGATTATGTACCAAAACCCGCCATGGTGGGCACCGCCGCCGAAGCCCGGGACTACATCAAGAACAGCCTGCTGGGGAAAATCAAAACCCTGCTGCGACGGGACAGCAAGCCCTCAGCCACGCCAGCAGCACGCCCTCGCCCGGTGGCATCACAACTCCAGCATCAGCGCATTCCATCGCGGGTAGATCTGGTAGTAATCGGAGCTTCCATGGGCGGGCCACGGGCCTTGGGCCAACTGATCCCTGCCCTGCCCGGTGATTTTCCGGTGCCCATTCTGGTGGTCCAACACATGCCGGCAGTGTTCACCCGCGCCCTGGCCACACGCCTGGATCAGAACGCATCGTTAAGCGTGGCTGAATGCGACAGTAGTCAGCGGGCCGAGCCAGGCCAGGTCTGGCTGGCAGCCGGTGACTATCACATGACCGTGGACAAGGTTGGAGACAACACCCTGGTCGCACCCCAGCGCAGTGAGCCGGTGAACTTCTGCCGACCAGCCGTGGATATTCTGTTTGCCAGCGCCGCCAAAGCCTATGGTCCCAATGTGCTGGCCGTAGTGTTAACGGGTATGGGCCAGGATGGCCTGGAAGGCTGTCGCCAACTGGCCAGAGCCGGCGCACAAATACTGGTGCAGGATCAACCCACCAGCGCGGTATGGGGAATGCCGGGAGTCGTATCACGGGCCGGTCTTGCCTGCGCGGAGCTTCCATTGCAGGACATGGCTGCGGAGATTATGCGACGGGTTAACCGGGGCCGGCCCACGTTTCGTGCACGGCAGCGAGCCGCCATGAATCCCGAGGTACACGGATGA
- a CDS encoding protein-glutamate O-methyltransferase CheR — protein MSCINEHSYLTLCNLLCDQIALSLPPDKVYLAEARLQNLARQHTQGDINALIEKASSIADDALRTELVEAMAIHETFFFRDPILGQSFLDTMIPSLLEKRRADRTLRIWSAACSTGQEAYSVAMLLDEHFPQLKDWEVTLVASDFSQSALNKAQRGCYGLNEMNRGLPARNMALYFEQQGLDWQVKPAIRERIRFEKINLVREWPEDLPVFDIVLLRNVLLYFSIEDRQRVLKRIRKQTANDGYLLLGSTESLEKSAGFVPAISGSHRPFYQPA, from the coding sequence ATGAGTTGTATCAATGAACACAGCTACCTCACCCTGTGCAATCTCCTCTGTGACCAGATCGCGCTCAGCTTACCGCCGGATAAGGTTTATCTGGCCGAAGCCCGACTGCAAAACCTGGCCCGACAGCACACCCAGGGCGACATCAATGCGCTGATAGAAAAAGCCTCCTCTATCGCTGACGACGCATTGCGAACCGAGCTGGTGGAAGCCATGGCCATACATGAAACCTTTTTTTTCCGTGACCCGATTCTAGGCCAGAGTTTTCTGGACACCATGATCCCCTCTCTGCTGGAGAAACGGCGGGCAGACAGAACTCTGCGTATCTGGAGCGCCGCCTGCAGCACCGGCCAGGAAGCCTATAGCGTTGCCATGCTGCTGGATGAACACTTCCCACAACTGAAAGACTGGGAAGTGACACTGGTCGCCAGTGATTTCTCCCAGTCTGCACTGAACAAGGCTCAACGGGGCTGTTATGGCCTGAACGAGATGAACCGGGGTCTTCCTGCCCGCAACATGGCGCTCTACTTCGAGCAACAGGGTCTGGACTGGCAGGTAAAACCGGCCATTCGCGAACGAATCCGCTTCGAGAAAATCAATCTGGTCCGGGAATGGCCGGAGGACCTGCCAGTATTCGACATCGTCTTGCTGCGCAATGTGCTTCTGTACTTTTCCATAGAGGATCGTCAGCGGGTACTAAAACGTATTCGCAAGCAGACCGCCAATGACGGCTACCTGCTGCTAGGCTCCACCGAAAGCCTGGAAAAATCCGCCGGGTTCGTGCCGGCCATTTCCGGCAGCCACCGCCCCTTTTACCAACCCGCTTGA
- a CDS encoding PaaI family thioesterase: MPAAPPSAFSMEDANARFNNGFPALVGLHFLEWQEGRAVLGLQVRQEHLNLGGVIHGGVLATLMDVAGACAGTYCPHPDRIRKAVTLSMTTTFTGQAGEGLIRAIGTRRAGGARIYNSTMEVFDQQGQLLAIGEGTFRLRSSSAGPEGEPV; the protein is encoded by the coding sequence ATGCCAGCAGCACCGCCGTCCGCGTTTTCCATGGAAGACGCCAATGCGCGTTTCAATAATGGTTTTCCCGCCCTGGTCGGGCTGCATTTTCTGGAGTGGCAAGAAGGCCGGGCGGTACTGGGTCTTCAGGTGCGCCAGGAGCATCTGAACCTGGGCGGCGTGATTCACGGTGGCGTGCTTGCCACTTTGATGGATGTGGCCGGCGCCTGTGCCGGCACCTACTGTCCCCACCCTGACCGCATCCGCAAAGCGGTGACCCTGTCCATGACCACCACCTTTACCGGCCAAGCTGGGGAAGGTTTGATCCGTGCCATCGGCACCCGCCGTGCCGGAGGGGCCAGAATCTATAACAGCACCATGGAAGTGTTTGACCAGCAGGGGCAGCTACTGGCCATCGGCGAGGGCACGTTTCGGTTACGGTCCAGTAGCGCGGGGCCGGAGGGCGAACCGGTCTGA
- a CDS encoding aldehyde dehydrogenase family protein → MGSLQQFYINGQWVAPADGASSHTVINPATEDSLGELAMGGTADIDAAISAAAAAFPAFSAEPLETRLGYLERIAEGYQARLEEIAQAISQEMGAPISLARKVQAPMGLGHLKTTLAVARDFPFEEQLGQAQIRRAAAGVCALITPWNWPMNQVMCKVAPAIAAGCTMVLKPSEFAPLSAQILAEIIDEAGLPAGVFNMVHGDGAQVGPLLSSDPRIDVVSLTGSTRAGESVSREAAATIKRVSLELGGKSANILLPGCDLQRAVTHGVRAMMNNTGQSCNAPSRMLVHADQLAEAEAIAAEACSTIVAGDPQDEGTVIGPIANGRQYQRVQSMIEKGVEEGAKLVAGGTGKPEGLEVGYFARPTVFSQVSNTMTIGREEIFGPVLVMIPYQTVDEAVAIANDSDYGLSGYVFGEDSEARAVAARLRTGMVHINGAGPDLQGAFGGYKQSGNGREWGRFGLEEFLETQSLFLPH, encoded by the coding sequence ATGGGCTCGCTGCAACAGTTCTACATCAATGGTCAATGGGTCGCCCCTGCCGATGGCGCCAGCAGCCATACCGTGATTAATCCTGCCACCGAAGACTCGCTTGGCGAGCTGGCCATGGGCGGCACTGCGGATATCGATGCTGCCATCAGCGCGGCGGCGGCGGCTTTTCCGGCGTTCAGCGCCGAGCCTCTGGAAACCCGACTGGGCTACCTGGAACGGATTGCCGAGGGTTACCAGGCACGGCTGGAAGAGATTGCCCAGGCCATCAGCCAGGAAATGGGCGCCCCCATCAGCCTGGCTCGCAAGGTGCAGGCCCCCATGGGACTCGGCCACCTGAAAACGACCCTGGCCGTGGCCCGGGATTTCCCCTTCGAAGAACAGCTCGGCCAGGCACAGATTCGTCGGGCCGCTGCCGGGGTCTGTGCCCTGATCACTCCCTGGAACTGGCCCATGAACCAGGTCATGTGCAAGGTGGCACCGGCCATTGCTGCCGGCTGCACCATGGTGCTCAAGCCCAGTGAGTTTGCCCCGCTGTCGGCACAGATTCTGGCCGAGATCATTGACGAAGCGGGCCTGCCAGCCGGGGTTTTCAATATGGTCCATGGCGATGGCGCCCAGGTCGGCCCGTTGTTGTCCAGTGATCCACGCATCGATGTGGTGTCGCTGACCGGCTCCACCCGGGCCGGTGAGTCCGTCAGCCGCGAGGCCGCCGCCACCATCAAGCGGGTCTCCCTGGAACTGGGCGGCAAATCCGCCAACATCCTGCTACCCGGTTGCGATCTGCAAAGGGCGGTTACCCACGGGGTGCGCGCCATGATGAACAACACCGGCCAGAGCTGTAACGCGCCCTCGCGGATGCTGGTGCACGCCGATCAGCTGGCGGAGGCAGAGGCTATCGCCGCCGAAGCCTGTAGCACAATTGTGGCAGGCGACCCGCAGGACGAAGGCACCGTCATCGGCCCCATTGCCAATGGTCGCCAGTACCAGCGGGTGCAATCCATGATCGAAAAAGGCGTGGAAGAAGGGGCGAAACTGGTGGCCGGCGGCACCGGCAAGCCTGAAGGACTGGAAGTCGGCTATTTCGCCCGTCCTACCGTATTCAGCCAGGTCAGCAACACCATGACCATCGGCCGCGAGGAAATCTTCGGCCCGGTACTGGTGATGATCCCCTACCAGACTGTGGACGAGGCGGTGGCCATCGCCAACGACTCGGACTACGGCCTGTCTGGTTATGTGTTCGGGGAAGACAGCGAAGCCCGCGCGGTGGCGGCCCGGTTGCGAACCGGCATGGTGCATATCAATGGTGCCGGGCCGGACCTGCAGGGGGCCTTCGGCGGCTACAAGCAATCCGGCAATGGCCGTGAATGGGGCCGCTTCGGTCTGGAGGAGTTTCTGGAGACCCAGTCATTGTTCCTCCCTCACTGA
- a CDS encoding IclR family transcriptional regulator has translation MRRAVADVGTNDKDRNFVTALARGLDILRCFGPSDEYLGNAELAKRTNIPRPTVSRMTATLTQLGYLRYVPQLEKYRLGPGVLDLGYRYLASEGVRELARPFMQELADATDCMVAIGAPDGAQVTYIQVCQGNGPLVLRLNIGSRVPMATSALGRAFLAATPESEREQYYEQIRRQDPAAWPELERSLQSAYEEYQEYGFCISDGEWNRDVSGVAVPLILDGGAQVVPFNCGGSSLRLSRRTLIENLGPRLKDVVAQVEQMVQGRA, from the coding sequence ATGCGCAGAGCTGTTGCCGACGTGGGCACCAACGACAAAGATCGGAATTTCGTCACCGCCCTGGCGCGGGGGCTGGATATTCTTCGCTGTTTCGGCCCTTCTGATGAATACCTGGGCAACGCGGAGCTGGCCAAGCGCACCAATATTCCCCGTCCTACGGTATCGCGGATGACAGCTACCCTGACGCAGCTCGGTTACCTGCGTTATGTGCCGCAACTGGAAAAATACCGTCTGGGCCCCGGGGTGCTGGATCTGGGCTACCGTTATCTGGCCAGCGAAGGGGTACGGGAACTGGCCCGGCCCTTCATGCAGGAGCTGGCCGATGCCACCGATTGCATGGTGGCCATCGGTGCCCCGGATGGCGCCCAGGTGACCTACATCCAGGTATGCCAGGGCAATGGCCCGCTGGTGCTGCGCCTGAACATCGGCTCCCGTGTGCCCATGGCCACCTCGGCGCTGGGCCGTGCCTTTCTGGCGGCGACTCCGGAATCCGAGCGCGAGCAATATTACGAACAGATCCGCCGGCAGGACCCGGCGGCCTGGCCGGAACTGGAGCGCAGCCTGCAGTCCGCCTATGAGGAATATCAGGAGTACGGTTTCTGCATTTCTGACGGCGAGTGGAACCGGGATGTGAGCGGCGTTGCTGTGCCGTTGATTCTGGATGGTGGTGCCCAGGTGGTGCCGTTCAACTGCGGTGGTTCTTCACTGCGTCTCAGCCGCCGTACCCTGATAGAAAACCTGGGGCCACGACTCAAGGATGTGGTGGCCCAAGTTGAACAGATGGTGCAGGGACGGGCCTGA
- a CDS encoding chemotaxis protein CheX: MDMSLQPAMLSQKIARIGANVLSDFLKIPVRAQNGPPPMVHHGAEISISGKWKGNVTVSTCETLAQRIAGQMFRKEDDAVTGEDVVDALTELTNIIAGNIKAILPGPSQLSLPVPLAVLPSEHRNNVDVQLFDDRQGMLRISLQPAEH; this comes from the coding sequence ATGGATATGTCGTTACAACCCGCCATGCTGTCACAAAAAATTGCCCGTATCGGCGCCAATGTGCTCAGCGACTTCCTGAAAATTCCGGTACGCGCACAAAATGGCCCACCACCGATGGTTCACCATGGGGCAGAAATTTCAATTTCCGGAAAGTGGAAAGGCAATGTGACCGTCAGCACCTGCGAAACCCTGGCGCAACGGATCGCCGGCCAGATGTTTCGCAAAGAGGATGACGCAGTCACCGGTGAAGACGTGGTCGACGCTCTCACCGAGCTGACCAACATCATTGCCGGCAACATCAAGGCCATCCTCCCCGGCCCCAGCCAGCTTTCCCTGCCGGTGCCACTGGCAGTACTCCCCAGCGAACATCGCAACAATGTAGATGTGCAGTTGTTCGATGATCGTCAGGGGATGCTGCGAATCAGCCTGCAGCCGGCGGAGCATTGA